In the genome of Vicia villosa cultivar HV-30 ecotype Madison, WI linkage group LG7, Vvil1.0, whole genome shotgun sequence, one region contains:
- the LOC131620816 gene encoding peroxidase 4-like, producing MTSSSSSKVSISSFCFVLFMFLLIGNSSAQLSENFYAKKCPNVFNVINSVVHSVVANEPRMGGSLLRLFFHDCFVNGCDGSVLLDDTSSNKGEKTAPPNKGSLRGFDVIDAIKSKVEAACPGVVSCADIVAITARDSVVNLGGPYWKVKLGRRDSKTASFNDASSGAIPPPFSTLANLINRFKAQGLSTKDMVALSGAHTIGKARCVVYRDHIYNDTNIDSLFAKSRQRNCPRKSGSIKDNNVAFLDYKTPNHFDNVYYNNLINKKGLLHSDQVLYNGGSTDSLVKAYSNNPKAFESDFVTAIIKMGNIKPLTGSKGEIRKQCRRAN from the exons AtgacatcttcttcatcttctaaaGTCTCAATAAGTTCTTTTTGCTTTGTGTTGTTCATGTTTTTGCTTATAGGAAATTCTTCAGCTCAACTCTCTGAAAATTTCTATGCTAAGAAATGTCCTAATGTTTTCAATGTTATAAACTCTGTTGTTCATTCTGTTGTGGCTAATGAACCTCGCATGGGAGGATCTCTACTTCGCCTCTTCTTTCATGACTGCTTTGTTAAT GGTTGTGATGGATCAGTGCTACTTGATGATACATCTTCCAATAAAGGAGAGAAAACTGCACCTCCTAACAAAGGTTCTTTGAGAGGTTTTGATGTAATTGATGCAATTAAATCTAAAGTGGAAGCTGCATGCCCTGGTGTTGTCTCATGTGCTGATATTGTAGCCATTACTGCTCGTGACTCTGTTGTAAAT CTTGGAGGACCTTATTGGAAGGTTAAACTTGGAAGAAGAGATTCAAAAACAGCCAGCTTCAACGATGCAAGCAGTGGTGCTATTCCACCTCCCTTCTCTACTCTTGCCAACCTTATCAATAGGTTTAAAGCTCAAGGACTCTCTACTAAGGACATGGTAGCCTTATCTG GAGCTCACACTATTGGTAAGGCAAGGTGTGTTGTTTATAGAGATCACATTTACAATGATACAAACATTGATAGTTTATTTGCCAAGTCAAGGCAAAGGAACTGTCCAAGGAAAAGTGGTTCAATAAAAGACAACAATGTAGCATTTCTTGATTACAAAACTCCAAACCATTTTGACAATGTCTACTACAACAATCTCATCAACAAAAAGGGACTCCTTCATTCTGACCAAGTGCTTTACAACGGAGGTTCCACTGATTCATTGGTTAAAGCTTATAGTAATAATCCAAAAGCCTTTGAATCTGATTTTGTTACTGCTATAATTAAGATGGGAAATATTAAGCCTCTTACCGGATCAAAAGGGGAGATTAGGAAACAATGCAGAAGAGCCAATTGA